From the genome of Banduia mediterranea, one region includes:
- a CDS encoding cupin domain-containing protein, which yields MATRHFHLANEEAVYALSGSGTARVGDDVLPLRPGDYLALPAGAGHAHRIDNDGAEPLEYLIFSTMNDPDVMVYPDSNKLAVFAGSPPGGDASARHFETVLDLAVQREYWDGE from the coding sequence GTGGCCACGCGCCATTTCCACCTTGCCAACGAGGAAGCCGTGTACGCGCTGTCCGGGAGCGGGACAGCACGGGTCGGTGACGACGTCCTGCCGTTGCGGCCGGGTGACTATCTGGCGCTACCGGCCGGCGCGGGGCACGCGCACCGCATCGACAATGACGGCGCCGAACCGCTTGAATATCTGATCTTCTCAACGATGAACGATCCCGACGTCATGGTCTATCCGGATTCGAACAAGCTGGCGGTGTTCGCCGGAAGCCCGCCGGGCGGTGATGCCTCGGCGCGCCACTTCGAGACCGTGCTCGATCTGGCGGTGCAGCGCGAATACTGGGACGGCGAATAG
- a CDS encoding copper chaperone PCu(A)C has product MRFQPALAALALLLVACSGEAPNAALTADRVWARATPPGAEVGAVYMRLHNRGDTAVRLVEVRSEAAQRAEVHTVSEIDGMMQMRAVQGGPEIPAGDSIELRPGGMHLMLMGLTQPLVDGKRFAIALSFDDGQTLSLEVPVSREAP; this is encoded by the coding sequence ATGAGGTTTCAACCCGCTCTGGCCGCCCTGGCCCTGCTTCTGGTGGCCTGCAGCGGCGAGGCGCCGAATGCCGCCCTGACCGCCGATCGGGTCTGGGCGCGAGCCACCCCGCCGGGGGCCGAGGTCGGTGCCGTCTACATGCGTCTGCACAATCGTGGCGATACGGCGGTGAGACTCGTCGAGGTCCGGAGCGAGGCGGCGCAGCGGGCGGAAGTACACACCGTCAGCGAGATCGATGGAATGATGCAGATGCGCGCGGTCCAAGGCGGCCCCGAGATCCCCGCCGGTGACAGCATCGAGCTGCGACCGGGCGGAATGCATCTGATGCTGATGGGGCTGACTCAGCCGCTGGTCGACGGCAAGCGCTTTGCAATCGCCCTGAGCTTCGACGATGGACAGACCCTGAGCCTCGAAGTGCCGGTCAGCCGGGAGGCGCCGTAA
- a CDS encoding lysoplasmalogenase family protein yields MSASLAILVDWRGHRPAFLALKPLTTLLVVALAATNTTGMENLVLLAALLLCLLGDIAIMQETQRGFLGGLLSFLLAHLILIALFLHRADAMPLLAMHYAVPLAVCVFAAIGAALVPALRQIDRPAALVYTAVLLTMSFAAFRFSTLAGFGAAMFVLSDAVLAYKTFRHDSRIAQAIVLTTYWLAITLIVDAFPASLI; encoded by the coding sequence GTGAGCGCATCGCTCGCGATCCTTGTCGACTGGCGCGGACATCGTCCGGCGTTTCTGGCGCTCAAGCCGCTGACCACCTTGCTGGTCGTGGCCCTGGCCGCCACAAATACCACGGGCATGGAGAACCTGGTCCTGCTGGCGGCGCTGCTGCTGTGCCTGCTGGGCGACATCGCGATCATGCAGGAGACGCAGCGCGGCTTCCTGGGCGGACTGCTGAGCTTTCTGCTGGCGCACCTGATCCTGATCGCGCTATTCCTTCACCGCGCGGACGCAATGCCGCTGCTGGCCATGCACTATGCGGTGCCGCTGGCCGTCTGCGTATTCGCGGCAATCGGCGCCGCACTGGTGCCGGCGCTGCGACAGATCGACCGGCCGGCGGCGCTGGTCTACACCGCCGTATTGCTGACGATGTCGTTCGCGGCATTTCGGTTCTCGACGCTGGCCGGGTTTGGCGCGGCGATGTTCGTGCTCTCTGACGCCGTGCTCGCCTACAAGACCTTCCGGCATGATTCACGCATCGCGCAGGCCATCGTACTGACGACGTACTGGCTGGCCATCACCCTGATCGTTGATGCATTCCCAGCCTCCCTGATCTGA
- a CDS encoding FAD-dependent oxidoreductase: MKPILIVGAGPTGLAAALFLHERGVRVRVIDRAAMPSQQSKALVVNRRSLELLRRTGVSSSLTELGHRALAGNLWQGEHRRIRVDLPKRSAEPPGLLVLPQARTEAVLVEALESRGIAVERGVQFLRFDKGASDNRDSAWLRYADGRMESFPAAAVLGADGAHSRVRESLGIRFGGAALATPWVLSDLRLRTPLAADEAHIRLFERGFQFLLRIEGDVWRVISNRRELLRDFPAGSHAGETLWASDFTVSHRVAASWQQGAAFLAGDAAHLHSPIGARGMNLGIEDAWVFAALAAQGRLESYTRLRRHAVMPVVAGIRRISRFAAAEGAGATVARRLLPALRLARPLVLDGLRRMLLGQDHDVEPVPLR; the protein is encoded by the coding sequence ATGAAACCGATCCTGATTGTCGGCGCCGGCCCCACCGGTCTGGCGGCTGCCCTGTTTCTGCACGAGCGCGGCGTTCGTGTGCGTGTGATCGACCGCGCGGCTATGCCCTCGCAGCAATCCAAGGCGCTGGTCGTCAATCGGCGCAGCCTGGAGTTGTTGCGTCGCACCGGCGTCAGCTCAAGCCTCACCGAGCTTGGCCACCGCGCCCTCGCCGGCAATCTCTGGCAGGGCGAACACCGGCGGATTCGGGTCGATCTTCCGAAGAGATCGGCGGAGCCTCCGGGCCTGCTGGTCCTGCCGCAGGCCCGGACCGAGGCGGTGCTGGTCGAAGCGCTCGAATCACGTGGAATCGCCGTCGAGCGTGGCGTGCAGTTCCTGCGTTTCGACAAGGGCGCCAGCGACAACCGCGACAGCGCCTGGCTGCGCTACGCGGATGGCCGCATGGAATCGTTCCCGGCGGCCGCCGTGTTGGGCGCCGACGGCGCGCACAGCCGCGTGCGCGAGTCCCTGGGCATTCGTTTTGGCGGGGCCGCGCTGGCGACGCCCTGGGTGCTCAGTGATCTACGCCTGCGCACGCCTCTGGCGGCCGACGAAGCGCACATTCGCCTGTTCGAACGCGGGTTCCAGTTTCTGCTGAGAATCGAGGGCGATGTGTGGCGCGTGATATCGAATCGACGCGAACTGCTCAGGGATTTTCCGGCAGGCAGCCATGCTGGCGAAACCCTGTGGGCCTCGGATTTCACCGTGAGCCATCGCGTGGCCGCCTCGTGGCAGCAGGGCGCGGCATTCCTCGCTGGCGATGCGGCGCATCTGCACTCGCCGATCGGCGCGCGCGGCATGAATCTCGGTATCGAGGACGCCTGGGTTTTCGCCGCACTTGCGGCGCAAGGCCGGCTGGAATCGTACACGCGATTGCGGCGTCACGCCGTAATGCCGGTGGTTGCCGGAATTCGCCGAATCAGCCGGTTCGCGGCAGCCGAGGGCGCCGGTGCCACGGTCGCCCGACGGCTGTTGCCGGCCTTGCGCCTGGCGCGCCCGCTGGTGCTCGACGGTCTACGCAGGATGCTGCTGGGTCAGGATCACGACGTGGAGCCGGTGCCGCTGCGATGA
- a CDS encoding PhzF family phenazine biosynthesis protein yields MALRYFVLDVFSDQPYAGNPLAVVLDADALHTRQMQRIAREFNLSETVFVQAPTCEEALARARIFTPNKELPFAGHPTVGTACLLAELGRAPQGEDVSFVLDEAVGPVTVRVVRREGFPSFGQLSVAQLPLYGPDAPPVEVLAAMLGLKTQDILAEPAGPRSVSCGVPYLMVPLCSPEVLASVSFDLVLWREHLSKAWADHVLVYARGQEDDWRLRMFAPGSGVMEDPATGSAAVALAGALASENGERSGSWSWLMQQGLEMGRPSKLYAEADKRDNEVCAVRVGGHSVRVLEGKLLY; encoded by the coding sequence ATGGCTTTGCGATATTTCGTCCTCGACGTTTTTTCCGATCAGCCCTACGCCGGCAATCCGCTGGCCGTGGTGCTCGACGCCGATGCGCTGCATACGCGGCAGATGCAGCGCATCGCGCGCGAATTCAATCTGTCGGAAACCGTGTTCGTGCAGGCGCCCACCTGTGAGGAAGCACTGGCGCGCGCGCGAATCTTCACACCGAACAAGGAACTGCCGTTTGCCGGCCACCCGACCGTGGGTACGGCCTGTCTGCTGGCCGAACTCGGGCGCGCGCCGCAGGGCGAGGACGTCAGCTTCGTGCTCGACGAAGCCGTGGGTCCGGTGACGGTGCGCGTGGTCCGTCGCGAGGGCTTCCCCAGCTTCGGCCAACTCAGTGTGGCTCAGCTTCCGCTCTACGGCCCCGATGCGCCGCCGGTCGAGGTGCTGGCCGCGATGCTGGGCCTGAAGACGCAGGACATTCTGGCCGAGCCGGCGGGGCCGCGCAGCGTGAGCTGCGGCGTGCCTTATCTGATGGTTCCGCTGTGTTCGCCGGAGGTACTGGCCTCGGTGAGTTTCGATCTGGTGCTGTGGCGGGAACACCTGTCCAAGGCCTGGGCCGATCATGTGCTGGTCTACGCGCGCGGTCAGGAAGACGATTGGCGGCTGCGCATGTTCGCGCCCGGTTCCGGCGTGATGGAAGATCCGGCCACCGGTTCGGCTGCGGTCGCGCTGGCGGGCGCGCTGGCCAGCGAGAACGGTGAGCGCAGTGGCAGCTGGAGCTGGCTGATGCAGCAGGGGCTGGAAATGGGGCGACCGAGCAAGCTCTACGCGGAGGCCGACAAGCGAGACAACGAAGTCTGCGCGGTGCGCGTGGGCGGCCACAGCGTACGCGTCCTCGAAGGCAAATTGCTGTACTGA
- a CDS encoding M13 family metallopeptidase, which yields MKRLTFGVLCALSLLACGGQNNNAAPANEPAAKQPQALSSGIDTANFDKSVRPQDDLFRYVNGHWLETTEIPADKSNYGAFSALADQAEKDLRAIIEESAAKADKTDGSNEQKVGDLYESFMDEAALETKGAEPLKDELAAIDSIDDKAQLPAAFAQLSKLGVRTPMGFYINQDAKDSTQYIAWFAQTGLGLPDRDYYLSDDAKFVAIREAYVAHMSTMLSGLGIVDAQPAAEQILAFETQLATTQWTRVDSRDDDKTYNPYEVAKLAELTPGLDWSGYLDAAGIDSDRVIVMQPSAYEGMAKLIAETPMPQIRSYLKWHLLTAYAPYLSKTFVDEDFAFYGKTLRGIEELSPRWKRGVGTVEDALGEVVGKIYVERHFPPEAKARMEKLVDNLKLAYRESISDIDWMSEETKAKALEKLSRFTTKIGYPDKWKDYDALKIKAGDLVGNVMQANTFAFQRDVDKLGQPIDRDEWHMTPQTVNAYYNPSMNEIVFPAAILQPPFFNFEAEDAVNYGGIGAVIGHEIGHGFDDQGSKYDGDGNLKSWWTDADREKFETRTKALISQYDNYCPLEGQCVQGALTIGENIGDLGGLSIGYKAYHLALGEESGPEIDGFSADQRVFMGWAQVWRRKYREAELLNRLKTDPHSPSEYRCNGVAKNVDAFYKAFDVKPSDALYLPPEQRVTIW from the coding sequence ATGAAACGACTGACTTTCGGCGTGCTGTGCGCGCTCAGTCTCCTGGCCTGCGGCGGCCAGAACAACAACGCTGCACCCGCCAACGAACCCGCCGCAAAGCAGCCCCAGGCGCTGTCGTCCGGCATCGACACCGCCAACTTCGACAAGAGCGTGCGACCGCAGGACGACCTGTTCCGCTACGTCAACGGACACTGGCTGGAGACCACCGAGATTCCGGCCGACAAGTCCAACTATGGCGCGTTCTCGGCGCTGGCGGACCAAGCCGAGAAGGATCTGCGCGCCATCATCGAGGAATCCGCCGCCAAGGCCGACAAGACCGACGGCAGCAATGAGCAGAAGGTGGGCGATCTCTACGAATCGTTCATGGACGAAGCCGCGCTTGAAACCAAGGGCGCCGAACCGCTCAAGGACGAACTGGCCGCGATCGATTCGATCGACGACAAGGCCCAGTTGCCGGCGGCGTTCGCGCAACTGTCCAAGCTCGGCGTGCGCACACCGATGGGTTTCTACATCAACCAGGATGCCAAGGATTCGACCCAGTACATCGCCTGGTTCGCGCAGACCGGCCTCGGCTTGCCGGACCGCGACTACTATCTGTCCGACGATGCCAAATTCGTCGCGATCCGCGAGGCCTACGTCGCGCACATGAGCACGATGCTGTCCGGTCTCGGCATCGTCGACGCGCAGCCTGCCGCCGAGCAGATCCTGGCGTTCGAGACCCAGCTCGCCACCACGCAGTGGACGCGCGTGGACTCGCGGGACGACGACAAGACCTACAATCCGTATGAGGTCGCCAAGCTCGCCGAACTGACACCGGGACTGGACTGGTCCGGCTATCTCGACGCCGCCGGTATCGACAGCGATCGCGTCATCGTGATGCAGCCGTCGGCCTACGAAGGCATGGCCAAACTGATCGCCGAAACCCCGATGCCGCAGATCAGAAGCTACCTGAAGTGGCATCTGCTCACCGCCTACGCACCCTATCTTTCCAAGACCTTCGTCGACGAGGATTTTGCGTTCTACGGCAAGACCCTGCGTGGTATCGAGGAACTGTCGCCACGCTGGAAGCGGGGCGTCGGCACGGTCGAAGACGCGCTCGGCGAAGTGGTCGGCAAGATCTATGTGGAACGCCACTTTCCGCCCGAAGCCAAGGCGCGCATGGAAAAGCTGGTGGACAACCTCAAGCTCGCCTATCGCGAAAGCATCTCCGACATCGACTGGATGAGCGAGGAAACCAAGGCCAAGGCACTGGAGAAACTCTCCAGGTTCACCACCAAGATCGGCTATCCCGACAAGTGGAAGGACTACGACGCGCTCAAGATCAAGGCCGGCGATCTGGTCGGCAACGTGATGCAGGCCAACACCTTCGCGTTCCAGCGCGATGTCGACAAGCTCGGCCAGCCGATTGACCGCGACGAATGGCACATGACGCCGCAGACGGTCAACGCCTACTACAACCCGAGCATGAACGAGATCGTGTTTCCGGCCGCGATCCTGCAGCCGCCGTTCTTCAACTTCGAGGCCGAAGACGCCGTCAACTACGGCGGTATCGGCGCGGTGATCGGCCACGAGATCGGCCACGGCTTCGACGACCAGGGCTCCAAGTACGACGGCGACGGCAATCTCAAGTCATGGTGGACCGATGCCGACCGCGAGAAGTTCGAAACCCGTACCAAGGCTCTGATCTCCCAGTACGACAACTACTGCCCACTCGAAGGCCAGTGCGTGCAGGGTGCGCTGACGATCGGCGAGAACATCGGCGATCTCGGCGGCCTCTCGATCGGCTACAAGGCCTATCACCTGGCACTGGGCGAAGAATCCGGACCCGAGATCGACGGATTCAGCGCCGACCAGCGCGTGTTCATGGGCTGGGCGCAGGTGTGGCGCCGCAAGTACCGCGAGGCCGAGCTTCTCAACCGCCTCAAGACCGATCCGCATTCACCCAGCGAATACCGCTGCAACGGCGTGGCCAAGAATGTCGACGCGTTCTACAAGGCCTTTGACGTCAAACCCAGCGACGCGCTGTACCTGCCGCCGGAGCAGCGCGTCACGATCTGGTAG
- a CDS encoding MGMT family protein encodes MTSHWDQRLWDTIAAVPPGRVASYGQIAAMAGLARGARRTAAALRNAPDELALPWYRILRADGRIAFEPGSAAFERQCALLMAEGVELRAGRVDLGRYRWRGHDSPLLD; translated from the coding sequence TTGACTAGCCACTGGGACCAGCGCTTGTGGGACACGATCGCTGCGGTACCGCCCGGTCGGGTTGCCAGTTACGGCCAGATCGCGGCGATGGCCGGTCTTGCGCGTGGCGCGCGGCGCACTGCGGCGGCACTGCGCAATGCGCCGGATGAACTGGCGCTGCCGTGGTACCGCATCCTGCGCGCCGATGGCCGCATTGCCTTCGAACCGGGCAGCGCGGCCTTCGAGCGGCAGTGCGCGCTGCTGATGGCGGAGGGCGTGGAACTGAGGGCGGGCCGTGTCGATCTGGGCCGATACCGCTGGCGGGGCCATGATTCGCCGCTGCTGGACTGA
- a CDS encoding cytochrome ubiquinol oxidase subunit I, protein MSSFFPDALLLARFQFAFTVAFHIIFPAFSIGVASYLAVLEGLWLLTKRQVYMDLFKYWVKIFAIAFGMGVVSGLVMSYQFGTNWSVFSDKAGPVVGPLMAYEVLSAFFLEAGFLGVMLFGTTKVGPRLHYVATLAVAIGTFFSAFWILAVNSWMQTPQGFSINEVGQFVPESWLAIIFTPSFPYRLVHMLIAAYLTTALVVGAVGAWHLLRDHDNVGARTMFSMAMWMLVIVGPIQVLAGDAHGLNTLEHQPVKIMAMEGHYESHPDGAPLYLFGLPDQQAGELKYALGIPHLGSLILKHDLNAPMEGLDTVPRELWPPVPVVFWSFRVMVGLGFLMVGLGAWALLSRLFGKLYSQPLLLRTALLMGPAGFIAVVAGWITTEVGRQPYTVYGHLLTADSASPVAAPALAASLIAFVLIYFAVFAAGTFYMLRLMGHAPQTDEPEPSPAVPKRAAGLMPGPAEGPSNLSR, encoded by the coding sequence GTGAGTTCGTTCTTCCCGGATGCCCTGCTGCTCGCGCGCTTCCAGTTCGCGTTCACGGTCGCGTTTCACATCATCTTTCCGGCGTTTTCGATCGGTGTCGCGAGTTATCTCGCCGTTCTGGAGGGCCTGTGGCTGCTGACCAAACGGCAGGTCTACATGGACCTGTTCAAGTACTGGGTGAAGATCTTCGCGATCGCCTTCGGCATGGGCGTGGTCTCGGGCCTGGTGATGTCCTACCAGTTCGGAACCAACTGGTCGGTGTTCTCGGACAAGGCCGGGCCGGTGGTCGGTCCACTGATGGCCTACGAAGTGCTGTCGGCCTTCTTCCTCGAAGCCGGCTTCCTCGGCGTGATGCTGTTCGGCACGACGAAGGTCGGCCCGCGACTGCACTACGTGGCGACCCTTGCGGTCGCCATCGGCACCTTCTTCTCCGCGTTCTGGATACTCGCGGTGAATTCCTGGATGCAGACGCCGCAGGGCTTTTCCATCAACGAGGTCGGCCAGTTCGTGCCGGAGAGCTGGCTGGCGATCATCTTCACGCCTTCGTTCCCGTACCGCTTGGTGCACATGCTGATCGCGGCGTACCTGACCACCGCGCTGGTGGTCGGCGCGGTCGGCGCCTGGCACCTGTTGCGCGATCACGACAACGTCGGTGCGCGCACCATGTTTTCGATGGCGATGTGGATGCTGGTGATCGTCGGCCCGATCCAGGTCCTGGCGGGGGATGCACACGGTCTCAATACGCTGGAACATCAGCCGGTCAAGATCATGGCGATGGAGGGGCACTACGAAAGCCATCCCGACGGCGCGCCGCTGTATCTGTTCGGCCTGCCCGACCAGCAGGCCGGTGAACTCAAGTACGCGCTGGGCATTCCGCATCTCGGGTCGCTGATCCTGAAGCATGATTTGAACGCGCCGATGGAGGGTCTGGACACCGTGCCGCGAGAACTGTGGCCGCCGGTACCGGTGGTGTTCTGGTCGTTCCGGGTGATGGTGGGTCTGGGCTTCCTGATGGTCGGACTCGGCGCCTGGGCGTTGCTGTCGCGCCTGTTCGGGAAACTCTATTCGCAGCCCCTGTTGTTGCGCACGGCGCTGCTGATGGGGCCGGCCGGCTTCATCGCCGTGGTCGCCGGCTGGATCACCACCGAGGTCGGCCGCCAACCGTACACGGTCTACGGCCATCTGCTGACGGCCGACTCGGCCTCGCCGGTCGCCGCACCGGCGCTGGCGGCCTCGCTGATCGCCTTCGTGCTGATCTATTTCGCGGTATTTGCGGCCGGCACGTTCTACATGTTGCGATTGATGGGACATGCGCCGCAGACCGACGAACCCGAACCGAGTCCGGCCGTGCCCAAACGGGCAGCCGGCCTGATGCCGGGGCCCGCCGAAGGCCCTTCGAACCTCAGCCGCTAG
- a CDS encoding M1 family metallopeptidase: protein MRSKPMPRLAGCLLLSTLWLTGCGKSESEPAAETSPAAVEAVIPEFEFDTRRDYQSYAEPAAYVTQHLDLDLKVDFDTKTLSGTATLDLQRKGGGDLVLDTRDLDIESVEAANGDSEWADTEFTLGESDEVLGTPLRISMPADADRVRIHYVTSPDASGLQWLGAELTADEEQPFLFTQSQAIHARSWIPMQDTPGIRMTYQAHITTPDTVLALMSANNEPDADMDGDYSFEMPQPIPSYLMALSVGDLRFAKLGARTGIYAEPSVIDAAAAEFEDTQSMLETAEGLYGPYRWGRYDLLILPPSFPYGGMENPRLTFATPTVIAGDKSLVSLVAHELAHSWSGNLVTNATWRDFWLNEGTTTYVTNRIMEALYGKKRAQMEMALEGQELKAAMKTLSDASKPLASDPRDKDPDDASSAIAYNRGALFHYNLEQTFGRETYDRFLASWFDGHAFQSVTTEDFLKFLNSELIEKHPGTFSLAKAKQWIYSPELPEDTIWPESDAFESVDAQRKAWLAGEISVEDIQADDWTVQQWQRFISSLPEGMSTEQLAALDQRFHLTQTRNKMIAREWFIVAVKHQYKPAYPAIEAHLKSVGRMLLITPIYKALAETEDGRKFAERVYAEARPNYHPISRASVDKVLREDKAL from the coding sequence ATGCGATCCAAGCCAATGCCGCGCCTAGCCGGCTGTCTGCTGCTGTCCACTTTGTGGCTGACGGGCTGCGGCAAGAGTGAATCCGAACCTGCGGCCGAAACCAGTCCGGCTGCGGTCGAGGCGGTGATACCCGAATTCGAATTCGATACCCGGCGCGACTACCAGTCCTACGCCGAGCCCGCAGCCTATGTCACCCAGCATCTCGATCTCGATCTGAAGGTGGACTTCGACACCAAGACGCTGTCCGGAACAGCGACACTGGATCTGCAGCGCAAGGGCGGTGGCGACCTGGTTCTCGATACTCGCGATCTCGATATCGAATCGGTGGAGGCGGCGAACGGCGACAGCGAATGGGCGGACACGGAGTTCACGCTCGGCGAGTCCGATGAGGTGCTGGGCACCCCGCTGCGCATCAGCATGCCGGCGGACGCCGACCGCGTTCGCATCCACTATGTCACCAGTCCGGACGCCTCCGGCCTGCAATGGCTCGGCGCCGAACTGACGGCCGACGAAGAACAGCCCTTCCTGTTCACACAGTCGCAGGCGATTCATGCACGGTCCTGGATTCCGATGCAGGACACGCCAGGCATTCGCATGACCTACCAGGCACACATCACGACGCCGGACACCGTGCTGGCACTGATGAGCGCCAACAACGAACCCGACGCGGACATGGACGGCGACTACAGCTTCGAAATGCCGCAGCCGATCCCCTCGTACCTGATGGCCCTGTCGGTGGGCGATCTGCGCTTCGCCAAGCTCGGTGCACGCACAGGCATCTATGCGGAACCCTCGGTGATCGACGCGGCCGCAGCGGAATTCGAGGACACGCAGTCGATGCTGGAAACCGCGGAGGGCCTGTACGGCCCGTACCGCTGGGGCCGCTACGATCTGCTGATCCTGCCGCCGAGCTTCCCCTATGGCGGCATGGAGAATCCGCGACTGACCTTTGCCACGCCCACGGTCATTGCCGGCGACAAATCGCTGGTGTCCCTGGTCGCGCATGAACTCGCGCATTCCTGGTCCGGCAACCTGGTCACCAACGCGACCTGGCGCGATTTCTGGCTCAACGAAGGCACCACCACCTATGTGACCAACCGCATCATGGAAGCGCTGTACGGCAAAAAGCGCGCACAGATGGAGATGGCGCTGGAAGGCCAGGAACTGAAAGCCGCGATGAAGACACTGTCGGACGCGAGCAAGCCGCTGGCAAGCGATCCGCGCGACAAGGATCCGGACGACGCGTCTTCAGCCATCGCCTACAACCGCGGCGCCCTGTTCCACTACAACCTGGAGCAGACCTTCGGCCGCGAAACCTACGATCGCTTCCTCGCCTCGTGGTTCGACGGCCACGCCTTCCAGAGCGTTACCACCGAGGATTTCCTGAAGTTCCTGAACAGCGAACTGATCGAAAAGCATCCCGGCACGTTCAGCCTCGCCAAGGCCAAGCAGTGGATTTACTCGCCGGAACTTCCGGAGGACACGATCTGGCCGGAATCCGACGCGTTCGAGTCCGTGGATGCGCAGCGCAAGGCCTGGCTCGCCGGCGAAATTTCCGTGGAAGATATCCAAGCGGACGACTGGACCGTCCAGCAGTGGCAGCGCTTCATCTCCTCGCTTCCCGAGGGCATGAGCACGGAGCAGCTGGCCGCCCTCGATCAGCGCTTCCACCTCACGCAAACCCGCAACAAGATGATCGCCCGAGAATGGTTCATCGTCGCGGTGAAGCATCAGTACAAACCGGCGTACCCGGCCATCGAAGCCCACCTCAAGAGCGTCGGTCGCATGTTGCTGATCACGCCGATCTACAAGGCCCTGGCCGAAACCGAGGACGGGCGCAAATTCGCCGAACGCGTCTACGCCGAGGCCCGACCCAACTACCACCCGATCTCACGCGCCTCCGTGGACAAGGTGCTGAGGGAGGATAAGGCCTTGTAA
- a CDS encoding glycerophosphodiester phosphodiesterase family protein translates to MTAGLIRYPWVDGEGSIQAKKEPGANDCAGLFLGLVACGNDSASQSPPATDSVPLVIAHRGACAYAPEHSFAAYDLAIDMGADCIEQILLGRLRDYELLEAAMRRRQVLIQSFHRRSLTRMPWAWTYTRTP, encoded by the coding sequence GTGACCGCAGGCCTGATCCGGTATCCATGGGTGGATGGCGAAGGTTCCATCCAGGCCAAGAAAGAGCCCGGCGCCAATGACTGCGCCGGGCTTTTTCTTGGCCTGGTGGCGTGCGGCAATGATTCCGCTTCGCAATCGCCGCCGGCCACGGACAGCGTGCCGCTGGTCATCGCGCATCGCGGCGCCTGCGCTTATGCACCGGAACACAGCTTCGCGGCCTATGATCTGGCCATCGACATGGGCGCCGACTGCATCGAGCAGATCCTGCTCGGTCGGCTGCGTGACTACGAGCTGCTCGAAGCGGCGATGCGGCGCCGCCAGGTGCTGATCCAGTCGTTTCACCGGCGTTCCCTGACGCGCATGCCCTGGGCCTGGACGTACACCCGTACACCGTGA